GAGAAAgtgtccggatagtccctgtagtttgaactgatttcacctatagtccctacaTTTTTAAAATTACACCTGTAGTCCCCAAGTTTTGCAAATTCGTTCTCGAATAGTCCTTGaagcggatggaggttagtttttgaAGTTAAGTGGGTGATAAATAACTAAAATGCCCttaaatacatatatattatatatacttgTGGGACCCACcaactataaaaataaaaaaaacaacccCACCCACACCCCACCCCCTTCTCTCTTTCTTTCTCTATCTCTCTGCTTCTTCCTTCTCTCTCGTTCACCGGAGAACCACCACCCTCCACCGTCCTTCACAACAACTTATTAATCCAACTGTCCTTCACAACATCACCGCCGACGGCGAAATACTACAACAAGCGGCGAAGGTTTAGAATAACTCTCAACGCCTAAAAACTTACAGGCGATCGTCGCGTACGATAGagctgttcatgagccgagccgagctagagCAAGCTCGGACTctgctcgattataaaccgagctggctcggctcggatttgaaatcgagctgaaaatctaagctcgggctcagattggttttaaaccgagctggctcggctcggcttggtttggctcgattttaaaaataaaaattaatacatagctctcaaaattcagtattctaaaatattattcaatacttcaaaagaacatattcaaaataagttcaacctactAAATTATAAGCCAAAATCACGTTCAACAACgcaaaataaattttatatttcaAGTAATACAATATTTGTTCATTAGCACGGCAATCAACATTTAAGTATGTCATAAATATCATACTAAAAGCCTacatacatgtaaataataatcacttttttgtaatatattatatgtatatataaaaataaaatatattataagtaaaataattcgagctaagccgagccgagctaccaagcgagccaaaccgagccaatttggctcatcacgagccgagccgagctaggctcactttctaaccgacgGCTCTGCTCACTTTCAAACCGAGggagcgagctttttccgagctaaatccgagcgagcttcgAGCGAGCTCCGAGTCGCGAGCTTTTTGGACAGCCCTAGCGTACGACGAAACGGAGCTAACAGACGGCGGAAACGCTGCCGGGCGGTGGCTGGAGCCTGGATCTCGATCTGGCTTCTAAAACACACATATTCATAATCTGATCTGTTCTATTTGTCATTTAAAACCACTTTACCAATCAGATCTGTTAATTTAACAACCTGTCGGatttttttgttttgatttgattatgATTGAGATCTGGAGAAATCTGTTGAGGTGATTTGATTTGAGAAAGATTAAAGTGATGATTTATTTTACCCAATTTTGGCTGCAATATGGTATGATGATCTATAATACATGCATCTGATCATTCTTTTCGCCAATCATCTCAGATTGATTTCTGAGATGATTATTAGTAAGGGCAGTTTTGTgctttcacacccacttaacaccaaaaactaacccccatctacgccagggactatccgagaacgaatttgccaaagttggggactatagctgtaattttgaaaatgtagggactaaaggtgaaatcggagcaaaccacagggactatccgggcacttTTCTCGTAATGTTAATTGGTGATGTATGTTGGTGTTTGtttgctgttcaaaaaaaaaaaaaaaacggtaaACCAGAAAAGTAACACGAGTGTATGTACAATTACCTCATCAGTCACCGCTGCCCTTGCTGCACGGTGTCTTTCCACCAATACTGTTAAAACATCAATTAGTCTCTTCTTCACTTCACCTGTAAGCATGCGTCCCGAACCATACTCCTAAACCGTAAATAAAATAACATTATACTTCACTGGAATTGAACAAATGTCAAATGTTGCATCTTTATAAAAGACTGAAGGTGTTGATAAATGAATCTCACGACCTTTCTAATATGTTCAAGTTCCTCGTCGTACTCCAAGAAGAAACTAAGGTATTTGAAAGGTATATCCACCTACACAACATCCACAATATCAGATAACGCAAAATAATATAAATGGAGCGTGATTTCACTGTGTAATTATTAGAAAGTTATTACTACTTGTTACATAAATAAACAGAATGCTTAAAAACAATGTGTACAAGAAACAAGCTTGATTTAACAAATCTAACAGGTTAAAACTGAAGTAGCCCAGAAGTGTATTCAAATGCATTTAATCTTTTAAAATCATTTTATACCAAAATCTATGTTATGATTGTAATAGTATAGTTTTTGTAAGAGTAAATTTccaattttagtccctgaggtttgtccaaatttgtcatGTATAGTTTTTGTAAGAGTAAATTTccaattttagtccctgaggtttgtccaaATTTGTCCTTTTAgtcaaaatagttttttttctcctttgggtccctgacttttcccttttgttgccattttgatcacattgtctaactccatccaaaaacctcatttttaaccagggatattttggggattttcaatttaaatctttcaaattgccattttgatccattctttttttatattgaaaaaaTAAAGGAAAAATATCTAGTTAGCGTTTTTTACACGATTTAACAGGGAGTTTTTACCGGAAAGTGTGGAATGGAGTTGGATCATGGTGTAGCAGTGGTCGGCTATGATACGTGTGAAGCTGGACTCAAGTACTGGATAATGAAGAACTCGTGGGGAGGCGAATGGATACATACGAATGCAACGTGGCGTTCCTGATAAGAATGGGCTCTGTGGCATAGCAATGGAAGCTTCTTATCCTCTTAAGAGCTCTCATACAAACCCTTATGGATCACCATTGATCAGCCTAACGCAACATACGAGtgttgttggggagaaaaaaaaaaaactatttgtactaaaatggcaaatttggacaaacctcagggactaaaatggcaatttactctttttgtAATCATATTTAACACATTAACTTGCAAAATCAAAATAATGGACAATAAAAAGTGTTGTTGGGTCAGCCTAACGCAACATACGTTAAATAAATAGCCCATATTAACCGGAACTCGTGAATATACCTCAAGATTTGCTCCGTACTTCCTATGATTCTCAACAGAATCTTGCCCGCCGGAGAAAGCATATTTGTTTACCtataaaaatacatttatatAAACGTAAATAAAATAATTTACCATACATCACCTATGCGCCAATTTATGCAAACGTTCTTACGCAAAGTAAGATAAAGAGCAAGGAATTTCGAACACCTTGTTCTTAATCTCCTTTGGTGAGTCGGTTACATATATTGCAGAATTTGGATCACCAGCATTCATCTTGCCGGACACTCCCTGACATTTAGCAAAAATAATCATATCAATATATCATTAACAATTACCATCTTCGGGCACCTAAAAATGCATCCAAATTGCAAACATAAAAGGTACGATATGAACTAATTGTACCTGAAGAGCTGGAAAGAACGATGACTCGATTAAAGCAGGCTTTTTATAACCTAACCGTGGAGCAACATCGCGTGTCATCCTGAAATAAGGATCCTGAGGCAATCACCAGACTCAAATTAGACAATTAAATTGAtcgtaaaatttaaaaaaaaaaaaaaaaaaaggttttccATCTTTTAAAACAATTTCTACTGATTTAATACTCAACCTGATCAATTGCACATGGAATCAAGCAGCGAAGTTTATCGTTGCCAGAAAACAAGTGCGGAAATGAACTGGGGAATGACGGAACAGCCTGCAGAAAAAGCATGTTAACAAACGTTTCTTAAAAAAACGAATACCTTAACCAACAGTCAAAACATGAATGATTAAAGCTAGgtgtgtgaatttctgacacgacacgaacctaacacaaAATTCGTGTGTTTAGGTTTAGTCTGAACGGGTTCGGGttagtttcaggttgaacccacAAAACCATTTATCTAAACAGGTCAGGTTCGTGTCAACTGGGCCGGGTTGGCGGGTtaaacccgtttaacccatttatattttatttttttacattatGTTTTATGTCATAATTCATAAATTAAtttgggtgtgtattttatgccataatcataacttaaaaagagaaattgacataagattttataattaaaatgtaattgtattatatacatttgtgtttttttatcgtaaaattttaattttaatacatTAAACTGCAAAAAAGAAAAAATCGGGGTTGAACGAGTCGTGTttgggttcatatgtatgacacgTTTTTCAGGTTCGGGTTCGTCTAAAATTTTTGCAAAGCACATAACTTGCAATGGAAATTGCCGTTTTCTTGGTTTTCGAGCGTGTGGATCATGTGCTACTGCTAAGTGGTAATGTACCTGAACTGGTGGAAAACTAATCTTCCCGATATGATCTTCACCGGTGAAACCAAATATACCAACAGCCTGCACAATTCCAGCAAAGAACCTTCTTAAAATTAAAAGGCTCCAAAAGATGGCATTTTGAATACAGTAAATGGAAGGATTATAACAGTGTCAAGGTTTAAAAGAACAGAAAcaagtttcgaggcgttttcccttcgcctcacgaggcgtaaggccgaggcgaaacgaggcgtaagcagtggcggacccaggatttttggACAATGGGGTCCTATTTTTCCGGTGTTCAAATTTTTTGGATCGGTCGTTGTTCGGGTCGGGTCGAGAAACATAATAGAAAACAATATCATAACTAAATTACAAGTTTCATTTACTACACTTTCAGCTAAATATAGGTGAGAAAAAActgaaatagaaaaaaaaaatagagtgattaatttaaaatcaggtttaaaaaaaacacaaaaaaacaaaacaaacaggTATTGAACTAGGGACCTTTTGAGTGTAACCAAGGGGTTTTACCACTACACCAGGCTCACTCCATTATTATGGGGTCCAACTAAATTATTTTATGGGGTCCATAGAAAATTTTATATACCGCTTCTACTACTTTTtaaaaaaagattggggtccggggaccccatCCTGCTTAACGTGGGTCCGCCCCTGGGCGTAAGGCCGAggcggtattaataaataaatataaaaattatatatattttgaaaataacaaTACTAACTAATTTCATTATCAGATTCATCAAACTCatcaaaaacatacataaaaaagacgtgaaatgcttgaaattgacacaaaaagtcaaaaacatcaaaaacaactatCATGAGGCGCAGCCTTtcttagcgcctcagcccctctgaggcgcatATGCAGTAAAAACcccatgaggcgcgcctcagactcGTTTTTTGGCCATTTCCCCCCGAGGCGCACGCCTTAAGCGTTTTTTAAAAACATGAACAGTGTCACTAGTAATATAATAATAACCTTATTGTATGTGACACATTTTGCAACTCTCACCATGTTCTCATAAAAGGCACTGCACAAAAAATCCTCGCATCATACGCATAACATAACTCAACAAGCTAATCTAGCTGTGGCAGTGTCGACGACACGTACAATTATGTTTTACTTACTTACTTACCCGCCAACGTAATCGAAATCTGAGAAGATGAAGGTCCTTGAGACGTCAAATCCACAAGCAATAATATCTTTGGCATTCTCACGAGCAAGTCGTTTGCTCTCTTCTACTGTAAGGTTTTTCCACATGCATTTTTCATCATCTGTTAGTTGTATGACAAGAGGAACCTTAAAAGCCTCCTGCAAATATCTGCAAGCAAGCCAGTCTCCAATGTATTACAATATGAACTCATTTACTTATGAATGCGTTGGGTTGTGTTGTAACACCACGGGTCAATAATAAATAGCTAAAAGGGTCAAATAATGTGGTGAAAAAATtaggagtaaattacaaaaatcgtcttttatgtatgtcacttattgcaaactgtgtccttcgtcttcaataattaaagaaaacatactcgatgtttgcaaaaccttgcaagttatgtcctttagccctaacacAGTTAACTTTTTGtagttaaatctgaccaaatggaccccacatgagggtatttttgtggttataTCTTACCAAATGGACCCCatatgagagtaaaatgaccaaaataccctcatgtggggtctatttggtcagatttaatcacaaaaaattaactgagttagggctaaaggacataacttgcaagggtttgcaaacatcgagtacgttttctgtaattattgaagacgaAGGACACAGTCTGCAACAAGTGAGATACATGaaacgatttttgtaatttactgaAAAATTAGATACGAAGTGAAAAGGCGTACTTGGTGAACATGAAAGGAATAAGATGGCCCAAATGCAATGCTTCAGAAGAGGGGCCTCTGCCGGTGTAAAGATAGAACTTGTCGCCACGTTCATAAGCATCCAGAATCTCATTCAAGTCTCTGTATtgtaatatacatatacatatattagAACCGTATAGTATAGTTCGAGCATTCACATAATCACATCACGTTTTATCAACTAGCATTATTCTTAAAAACACAAATACTTGGATTTTACAAGTGAAAATAAATAAACGTATTCAATACTTCGACAAAACATCATGAAAGAAACTACATTTGAGATAAACCTACCTGTTGTGAGCGAAGAAAACGTTACGGCGGAGAAAGATATGAGGAGAACGACCAGTGAGACGAAAAACACGATCAACAAAGGACTGATCAAGCCTTTGACACCCAAATTGGTCGATCAGTTTGTCGTAATCGATCTTGTTTTTAGAGGATACCTCCCATGGGTTCACCacttgttcttcttcttcttcttctactcTTTTTGCTCCGTTCTCCATTGTTTTTTTTCTCGGTTTCTCCTGCTACGTCGTCAAGGCTTGAAAAGAATAAACCTTCcgtttggtaaaaaaaaaaaacaatgttcaTACTATTCTATTCTTTTTTATATTAAGAATATTAAGAAGATGACATAAACCCTAATTGCTATCCATGTTAGTTAATCTAAATAGAATCTTCATATTCGAATCGTCTTGGGTTACCCAACCGACGACTTTATTTCAatttaaggggctgtttgtttatcTTTTAATGGGCCCTTAATGGTTTAAACATTTTACTGGTTTAATACTTAATAgttcagattgtttgtttcgtga
The Helianthus annuus cultivar XRQ/B chromosome 6, HanXRQr2.0-SUNRISE, whole genome shotgun sequence genome window above contains:
- the LOC110890012 gene encoding tryptophan--tRNA ligase, cytoplasmic — encoded protein: MENGAKRVEEEEEEQVVNPWEVSSKNKIDYDKLIDQFGCQRLDQSFVDRVFRLTGRSPHIFLRRNVFFAHNRDLNEILDAYERGDKFYLYTGRGPSSEALHLGHLIPFMFTKYLQEAFKVPLVIQLTDDEKCMWKNLTVEESKRLARENAKDIIACGFDVSRTFIFSDFDYVGGAFYENMVRVAKCVTYNKAVGIFGFTGEDHIGKISFPPVQAVPSFPSSFPHLFSGNDKLRCLIPCAIDQDPYFRMTRDVAPRLGYKKPALIESSFFPALQGVSGKMNAGDPNSAIYVTDSPKEIKNKVNKYAFSGGQDSVENHRKYGANLEVDIPFKYLSFFLEYDEELEHIRKEYGSGRMLTGEVKKRLIDVLTVLVERHRAARAAVTDEMVDAFMAVRPLPNMFN